In the genome of Neovison vison isolate M4711 chromosome 4, ASM_NN_V1, whole genome shotgun sequence, the window ACACTGTGTTGTATCCCGTACCCCATTTAAGGAAATGGTGCCTTGTAGAGCTGAACTAGAAACCTGCCGTGAGACTGTGCTGCCCCAACATTAACGGGACTCTCTGaccagatacatttttttccttacataGCAGATACATTTGAACATATGGGAAGCCATCCTTGGGAAATTCCTTTGTGAATCCCACACTCCATATTCCCCTTAGGCAAGAGCAGGTGGAAGcggttttatttttcaagtgggacaactgaggctcagggacacTGACCAGTGAGGGTACATGCATAGGAACAGCTAGAACCTCCGTTCACGGATAGAGTTCTTTCGTTTAGTTGTTGCCTGTGGAGTTTCGGATCAGGCTTCGAAGGAAGTTGAAAGGAATCTCTGAAATATAGGTTAGAGAGTCACTTTGGGCTGTAGGGTAGGTAGCCTACTGTCATTTGAACAATGTGGGAAAAAGGAGAACCAGCATTTCGCTCAATCTTTTGAGCCATGGAAGTTAGAGTGCAATATTTTAGAactaaaattcaaaaattcaaaatatgcatatatttatgtgggtaaactctatgcccaacatggagctaaaattcaaaattttcctttttcttaagatttattagagagagagagtgggcaagtggcagaggaaaagggagagagcaagagtctcaagcagactccacgctaagTGTGGAGCTgccactgggcttgatcccaggaccccaaaaccatgacctgagctgaaaaacCAAGTCTAATgcctagctgactgagccacccagtcacctctaaaattcagaaatttttaaaaggccaaaATGGTAGGGACTTTAGGAACTTGCCTAAAATTATGAATAAGATGCACATGAATCTTGTCTTTTAAGACAAAGCTTGCAGTCCAACTGAGGAGCCTTACAGCAAAGCACTTAATAAACAATAGGAGGTCCTCTTATAAAGAAGTAGTGGGATTTCAGGAGGAAAGTCAAGGGTGGGGTTgcggagcagaaggagagagagagaagagagagaagcagactcctcactgagcagggagccagattcaggacttgatcccaggaccctgggatcatgacctgagctgaagtggatgtttaactgacttgagccacccaggcaccatcaTTCCAAGATTTTTAAGGTGACATGATTATAGTTGTACTTTCTGGAGGCAACATTATTCCCTTGAGAGAGGCTTGGTAATGGCTCTCAAATTCCTTGGAAATACATTTGAAATTCATGCCACAAATTCCAGAAACACCATTCTGTGGAATGCATATGAGACTAtggggaatgctttctgtttctgcTGGCTCAGAGCTAACTCAATAACCATCTAcaatcattttctttatcttttcttaaacTGAGGGGTTCATTTAGGGAAGAACCTCTGCTTTCTCCTTagaaaaaatacagttttcttttctttttttttaaagatttatttattggagagcgAGTGAGATGggacaagcaggagagggagagagatctcaagcGGCCTCCGCACAGAGCAacactctatcccaggactctgagatcatgacctgaactgaaaccaagagtccggtgcttacccgactgagccacgtaggcgccctgagttttctttttcatttggtcTTTTTTGGTCCTTTTTTAGTActgtgtatactttttttttttttttaagacttttaaaaatttatttttgagagagagaagacgaCTCCTCACAGAgtagggagtccgatgcaggactcaatccgaggaccctgggatcaagacttgagctgaaggcagacactcaacccactaagcccccTAGGCATCCCACTTTTTGTTTATATTGTTGACCCTTCACTCCTCACTCATGATTCAAGCTCAGCTGCGTCAAAATCCGTATTCTCCTACACTAGTGCAGAATTGCTGTTTCAAATCCTATCAGTTGGGCTTATATAATAGACATGGATATTACCATTTATTGATATTTGACACTGGTGTTGGTTGctcataaatttttaattataaaaagttaaatgaTTAAAGATGAATTCTTTTCTCGAGCAGTTGGAGTGCCATTTTCACATAGGCGATCTGCACATCTCTGTGTGGGCTCTTCAGATCTTAAACCACAACTTTCTAATTTTCAGATTCTAACCCTACATATTCAAATAAAGAAACGTGAAAGAAAGGGGTTTGCATAGGCACGGGTGCCCAGAGATTAATCTGCAGTTAGATATACACAGGCCTCAAGTCACTTGAAGCCATGCACACATCTGTTTCACCTTTCCTGCCCTCTGCTCACAACCTCAGAACACAAAACTAGTCAAGTAAAGGACAGTGTACTAAATCGAGATTAATtatgaagaagagaaaacaaggtTTGGAGTCATTGGGGACTTCTGAAAGGATATAGTTTCCAGCTACTTACAGTCATTGGAATCTGGATTTGGCAGATGGATAAGTATACAGAAAGTATAAttaagtggcacctgggtggctcagtggtttaaagcctctgccttcagctcaggtcatgatccaagggtcccgcattgggctctctgctcagcagggagcctgcttcctcctctctctctgcctgcctctctgcctgcttgtggtctctctctgtcaaataaataaataaaatcttaaaaaataaataaaagaataaataatataagtATATGCATATTACTTTTATGTATAAAACCTTCATTTTGTTACTGTTGAGGACAAAGCTATTATTTCCAGACAAAATGGTTTTACTTTTCAGTGAAATGAAAGACCTATACCACATTAACCAGTCAGAAATATATAAAGTAGACTTTCATTTGAAGGGCAGGAAGTTCTATATTTTATTCCTTAGGTGACATTAATGATTATAGTTCCCCATCTCTGCCAGTAGCCAACCATTGAAGTCTCTCTGGGctttagtttccttatttgtaaaacatttgCAAGACAAGGGAGTTGAAATAACTTTTTTGGGTTATTAAAATCTGAGGACCTCTAACTCTTCAGTGATACTCCGTGTAAAATTCCTCTTCAATTAATTGGAGGTCAGCTTTCCCAATCAACTACAGGGTGTCTCTACATATGTAATTagtgtacacatacacatgttGATATTTCCTCTCTGCATTTACTTTCACTCTAGAGAATGCTTATGAAATCTTTGTGGCCATGTATCTTGGCTGGACTCTAATAAAGTCTGTGACCTTGCTACTTTCTAGGTTACCAGTGAGAAGctgtgcagagcccaacatgagcTTCATTTCCAAGCGGCCACCTATCTCTGCCTCCTACGCAGCATTCGAGAACACGTGGCCCTTCATCAGGAATTTCATGGCAAGGGTGAGCGCTCAGTGGAGGAGTCCGCTGGCTTAGTGGGTCTCAAGTTACCCCAGCAGCCTGGAGGGAAGGGCTGGGAGCCATGAGAATGGAGAGAGTCCTTGGATGCTGCCATCATACAAGAATTTAATCATCTTTCAATATGTATTTAtcattaaatttttgtttaagttTAGGGTTTCTCTCTGTAATTTTGTTGACCGAGTGTTTCTGAGGGAGGTTTCATCCTTTCAGTGAATTTACTGAACTTCTTGTATTAGGCTGATTGATGCTTCTGATCTACATTtagaactattatttttattttcaaagtatgcAAACTTACTGTTTTAAGTAACTCAAATggtacagaatataaaataaaaggtgtCTTTTTTCTTATCCCTTGTCCCTACCCTGTTGTATCCCCATTACCAGGTAGAAGCTGTTGCTAACAGTTTGGTGTGTATCTTTCCAGATATTTCCTATATACGAGCATACAATTATATacgtacatacatgcatacatacatatatacgctttatttaaaaatacacaaatatatgtttAAGGTTCCGACAGAAAGGAGTAACAGATAGGGTTACTGCAGGGAGTTAATGAAGGGGCATAGAAAAATGTGGGCTGAATTACAGTCAACAAGTTGTGAAGCCTCCAGGGGCTAGCACCATTTGGGGACTATTACCTCCACAGGGTGACAGAATTGACCCTTGTCAGTATAGGAAGATGGCCACCACTCAGGCGGCAAAGAGGAAGTCTACAGAGAGGGAGATGGAATGAGCGTACTGACTTCTGCCTTCTAATCTGTGAAACTGCTCTTCCTCTTGAATTGTCTGTCAGTATGAAAGGCTCTACCATGCCCTTGGCTGACCAAGTGAATGCTGAGTTCATTCTGTATTCTTGTCTCCTTCCTCTCCATATCTAATCGGCAGTTTCTGCTTCTGCAGTGTTCTACTATCCTTTCCCCCACCAGTCCTCATTGCCTCTCTTCTAGTTCAAGCACTGAGAATCTTTTGGCTGAACTATTAAACTGTTCTCCTcaattttctctttgcttctaaCATCCTCAAACAGAAATTACTCTTTCTGTGAATCAGCAGCAGGCTTTGTACCCATTTCGTGGTCCATGTCAGTGTCTCATAGGCATGTCTTAAGACTTCTTTTTCCCTGGACTGCAGGCTGCTAAAGAGTAAGGATCATGTCTGATTCATCACTGTGGTCTCCAAAGCAccttccacagtgactgtacaCGTAGTATTTTGAATACACGGCTCAGTGAGTACTACTCACATGGAGGCGTCCAATCTGAATGGATCTATTCATAAAGCAGTTCAAAACACCATACGAGATGAAAACGAAAACAGCAGTATTATGAGGTCAAACAAGCATTTATTCAATTAATGGATCAAAAAGATAgaaatacttaacattttttcGCTTGCTTGATTTCATGGGCATGAGTAGAATATTACCTGAAGATGTTTTACTTTGGTAAAATGAAGAAAGCAAGAGGATTAGAGTAGGTTGATGCtttgatttcctttatttatttattttttaaaattttatttatttatttgacagacagagatcacaggtaggcaaagaggcaggccgggagagaggaagggaagcaggctccctgccgagcagaaagcccgatgtgatGCAGgtctggaccccaggaccctgagatcatgacctgagccaaaggcagaggctttaacccactggccacacaggtgccccgtaTTTCCTTTATTGTTACAATATTGTATATACAGTAAAGATTTGGAGCAAAATAGCCTAACCGGCCTAAGATATCATGGGTCTGAAGTAACAGAgacctaggtttttttttttttttttttaaagattttatttatttatttgacagagagagatcacaagtaggcagagaggcaggcagagagagaggaggaagcaggctccccgctgagcagaagagcccgatgcgggactcgatcccaggaccccgagatcatgacctgagccgaaggcagcggctcaacccactgagccacccaggcgcccagagaccTAGGTTTTAATCCACTTTTATAATTTCCCAGCTACATTATCTTGGGCAGGTTAGTTGACATGAGCTTATTtgctcttctataaaatgggaatgccAACAAGATGGttgcaataaatacataaataagaaaatcttactattttaatcattttacctCACTTACTTATCTTACTCATTCTTTTATCATGAACCCTTAAACCCTATTGCTATCTGCCTTCTGGATTAtagacaggtttttttgttttgtttttatagttcaaataatttgctcaaaccatttttattcatatatattaaaacCTGTGCCTCTTATGAATGGACTTACCAAAAAGAATTAGCTGAACTCAGTTTTAGAAATACAAGGaaatgattggggcacctgggtggctcagtcattaaacatctgcctttggctcaggtcatgatccctgggccctgggatcaaaccccacatcaggctccctgctcagcaggaagcctgcttctccctctcccactccccctgcttgtattccctctcttgcagtctctgtcaaataaataaattaattaaaaaaaatagaaggaaatgattttggaacataaactattaaaattaaactttctaTACTGTGAAGTTCTGAGAACTGAGGTTTTGGCACTGTATTAACTTActatagttggtttttttttttaaagattttatttatttgtcagagagagagagggagagagagcgagcacaggcagacagaatggcaggcagaggcagagggagaagcaggctccctgccaagcaaggagcccgatgtgggactcgatcccaggatgctgggatcatgacctgagccgaaggcagtcgcttaaccaactgagccacccaggagtcccccccttttttttttttttttttttttaatccattttagaGAACACAGGTGAgcgagaggggagaggggaggagggagagagagactctcaaacgGGTTTCACACCCAGCGGAGTCTGACAGgtgcctgagaccatgacctgagctgaaaccaaaagtcggatgcccaatcaactgagctacccaggtgcccctgctataGTTTTTGATGTGGCACATGCTTTATCACATTCCTTCATTTGCTGTCTCTTTTACCCTCTTTCCTTTGATTTCAACTACTTCCTCTTGCTTAATTATAGTAGCATTTAAACAGTCTCAAggcagggcacgtgggtggctcagtgggttaagtctctgccttcgactcaggtcatgatctcagggtcctgggatcgagccccacgtcgggctctccactcagcggggagcctgcctccccctctctctgcctgcccctctgcctacttgtgatctctggcaaataagtaaataaaatcttaaaaaaaaaaaaattaactggctCAAGGCTCTTCCATCTAAAAACAATCAATCATGGGGCGCCTCAGTCCCTCATGCTCAGAGCAGAGAGAgtctgagtttctctctccttcaccttctgcctctccccaccgtgttctttctctctggaataaatcctcccccgcctttttaaaaaaatatttatttaacacagagagagagaaacagagaaagagatcacaagtaggcagagaggcaggcagagagagggggaagtaggctccctgctgagcagagagcccctatgtggggctcaatcctaggatcctgagatcatgacctgagctgaaggcagcggcttaacccacggagccacccaggtgcccccctcaccgcctttttaaaagactttatttatttatttgagagagggagaggaagcagcagactccctgctgagcacagcacCCAACTTTGGGCTCAGTCCTGgggttccaggatcatgacctgagctgaaggaagacgcttaatccaccgggccacccaggtgcccctctggaataaatctttttataaaaagataaagatgcttgggtggctcaattggttaagtgtctgactcagctcaggtcataatatcatgagtcatgagatggagcccccacactgggttccatgctcagcagcgagtctgtttaaggattctgtccctctgcctcttccccccactctctcccaaaataaataatcttaaaaataaataaaaacactcaatTTTTTACACAAATACCTTTACAGCTACTACCTCTTCACAAATTGAGTCATTTAATAAATTGTACTCATTTTCTACATTTTCGtgttttttataagttttttatttaagtaatctcttcactcaacatggggcttgaactcacaaccccaagatcaagagtcacatgtttctctgactgagccagcgaggcacccctcattttctacattttaaaacatgaaataggCTGTAGtgatgtataatttatataataaatatacccATTTTAAATGTGCAGGTCAGTGAATAATGACAAGTGCATACATCTGTGTAATAACCCCattaaaactatagaacatttccatcagaCCAAAAGTTGCCCTGTGCCCCTCTGTAGTCtattccccttccccacccctggtCTCAGGTAACCACTGACCTGTTGCTGTCAGCATAAATTAGTTTGCTTAGGAATTTCATCCAAATGCACTCTATAGTATGTACTCTGGAGTAGGCTTCTTTTGCTTAACATACTAATTTTGAGATTAATAATCCGTGTTGCatcattttctgcatttttcactGCCCAATCATCCTCAGTCCACTGTAATCTGGTTTCTGCCCCTCCACTCTACCTGAACTGCTTTGCAAGGTTACAAATGACCTTCAGGTCATTAAACTCAGTGGATCATTCCTTACCTTGCTTGATCTCTAgggaggattttttgtttttgttttttactaaacTCTACCCctatgtgggtcttgaactcatgataTCGAGCTCAAGTGTTCAATGCTTTACTTACTGAGCCAATTCGGTGCCACTCTAGGAAGCATTTGACACTACTGaccattcttttttcttggcTTTGATGACATCacattcttgttttcttctcttgctctagCCAACTGTCTTCAGTTTACTCTCCTGTATGTCCCTAATATGTTTGCATTCTTCAGGTTCAAGTCTAGGTTGTTACCTCACACTTGATATGCTTTCCCTGGGTGAAATCACCTCTACTTCCCAGGCTTCAATTATCATGAACAGACTAACTCCAGTCCAAGCCCTCCTCTAGCCCTCTGTGTCCAGCTGCTTCAAAGACAACACCACTTAGATGATTCAAAGGCATCTCAAATTCAAAGCATCCAAAATGGAACCTCATCATCTTCCCCTATAAATCTCCTCTGGTACTGACACCTGTACTCAGTCGTTCAAAGCAGAAAACAGGGTCATTCTTGACTGCTTTCTCCTTCATACCCTCAGTTAAATAATCACTGAATTAATTAGATTCTACTTCCTAAGAATCCCCTGAATCTCTCTAATACTCTAGTCCAGACCTCTTATCTCTTGTTCCTCTTCCTTGAACCACTTGCTTGTCCCTTGTAAATGTAGCACATAAAGGCACAAATTTGGCTTCAAGGCACTTGCCAGTTGAGTAGGTAATAGCTTTGTATTGAAACTGAGCTACACTTTTGGTGGGTTTTTAGGGTTAACACAAAGTCTAGGGCCCACCAAGGTAGGCACTCTAAAAAATCCGCATCCACTTGAATCTAGAACCCTGAAGTTCACCCTCAAAGATGAACTGTAAGTAAAAAAATCCTTGCCAGATTCTCGGCTGacttttttgtcattttgatgGTCAAGAGGAATTGAGGCCTTGAACCTGTATTACAGTGGTCCTTGACTAGTAAGGTCTACAGTTAcctatcagaaaaataaaaagctttggaGGAAGATAGCATCATATCCTACTTATATTTGTATTATTCctgtatgtaattttttaaaaggattatttatttatttatttgtttatttatttgatagagagaaatcacaagtaggcagagagggaggcaaagggagagggggaagcaggctccccactgagcagagagcctgatgggggcttgatcccaggaccctgagcccattacctgaggcaaagacagaggcttaacccactgagccacccaggcacccctcttatatgtaatttttcaaaaatatggctCAACATATAAAGATAACCAGAcatacaagaaaacaaagagtccATGAGTGAAAACCAGCAGAAACAACAGGCAAcagaaataaaactacaaaaaacttCAGATAATTGGATTTAGCAAACTCAGATTACAAAGAAATTATGTTCAGTAGCGTCAAAGAATAGCCAGGCTTGGAAATCTTACCAGGGAACCAAAAACTATTAAGAAATGacatagtaggggcacctgggtggctcagtgggttaagccgctgccttcggctcaggtcatgatctcagggtcctgagatcgagtcccgcatggggctctctactcagcagggagcctgcttccctctctctctctgcctgcctctccatctacttgtgatttctctctgtcaaaaaaaaaagacatagtagacttgaaaaagaaaccaataaaaattctagaactgaaaaaataaataattcagttgATCTATTTAACAGCAGACTAGATACAGCTGAAAGGAGACTAATGAACTATCACATTTGTTAAAATAATCAAGAAGACAGCTTGGCAAGACAAGGTAGAAAATGGAGACTAAAGAGATTACAGTGAAAACCATCTAATAAATACTTACTTGGAGTTTCAGAAGTGGATGCGTGAGAAACAATATTTAAGAATAGctaaacatggggtgcctgggtggctcagtgggttaaagcctctgcctttggctcaggtcatgatcccagggtcctgggatcaagccccgcatcaggctatctgctcagcagggagcctgcttcccttcctctctgtctgcctctctgcctgctttgtgatctctgtcgaatgaataaataaaatcttcaaaaaaaaaaaaaaaagctgaatgaaTCCTAAAAGCGGAAAAAAATTAATCCACACCCAGATACATCAtagtaaaattgcaggataccCAGAgtaaaaagaacagaattttaaagCAGCCAACTATCTGCAAAGGGGTGACAGACTTCATAGGAGCAATGGAaggtaaaaagcaaaagaaaggtgGAATGAACATGCTGAAAGAAAGTAAATTCAAACCTAGAATTTTATACGCAATAAAAATTCCCACCTAGaattaagaaagggaaaagaaagatcaTTTCTGATCAACAGGAATGGAACAGTTCCCCATTAGCAGACCAATGTAAAAAACTCCGAAGCAGATTAGGCAAACTTCTGTAaaaagccagatagtaaatatttcagtcttGCTGGCCATACAGTATCTGTCACAACCACTCAACAATGCTGTGGTAGTGCAACTGCAAAAGCAACTAGAGACAATAGTAAATGAATGAGCCTGGAGGTAGTCCAATGAAACTATTCCGAAAAATGGGcagtgggctggatttggcctgtgGACTGTAGTTTGCTGACTCGTGTCCTAAAGTTTAAACTTCAGACAAAAGGGAAATGATCCCAGATGGAAAGGCAGAGATTCCAGAAggaataaagagggaaaaaaaagtggcaaATGAACAGTATATGAAGTTTGGTTTTAAAGAACATAGAACTAAAACACATGATAATGGGTATATAACTTCATGAAAGGTTAATTGGAGTTAGTATTCTAAGTTTTTTGTATTGTCTAGGGGAAGTGAAAATGTACTGGTTAAGAATGCCTATTATAACTTTTAGGGTAACtactaaaataagaataaaacttCCAAACTACTAGAAGGGCGGAAAATGGAATGATTAGAAAGCagacaggaaaggagagaaaattgaaTTGTTGAGACAAATAGACAAAATGAACTTTAAGCTCAAACATGTGAGTAATTAcatgaatataaatgaataaattcaattATAAGTGAATAtcagattaaataaaaaaaatgtatgctgTTTTTAGGAGACCCATTTAAAATGTAAGCAACCAGAAAAGTAGGAAGTAAAAAACTAATTTCTCTTCATTAACACATTATTCAACATGTGGCTCTGCTTTTCACCTAAGGATATTGTCTCatactgtatatatgtatatatactataccTCCCTCTAGGACAGAATAATctgtaaacttttatttttatttattttaagattttgtttgacagaaacacagcgagagaaggaacacaagcagagggaatgggaggaggagaagcaggcttcccacggagcagggagcccaatgtgggactcaaacccaggaccctgagatatgacctgagctgaaggcagacgcttaaggactgagccacccaggagccccagtttactgtaaattgtttttaatgataTTAATAGTTTTGGAGTTGTTGGAATTTTGAGTTCTTTGAATAATTGGAGGGAAACTATTTTGTCAGCTACAAAAGACAACgtaatttaagaaattttattggCCCAATATGcattttagttatttaattttttttcccccccagtaatctctacacccaatgtggggcttgaactcacagccctgagatcaaccTCTGAGTCAGCCAGATGCCCCTTGGCCCAATGTGCATTTAAACAGATCTTGGGACTACAactattactttgtttttttcttgctaatAGATTATAAGTTCCAGGTTGAtgcacataaattaaaaaatatatatatttttatttatctgacagcaagagagggaacacaagcagggggagtaggagagggagaagcaggctctaagccaaccagagagcctgatgccatcccaggattgtgggatcagAACCCAAGCCAAAGATaaacgcttaacgactgagccacccaggcgtccctgatgcacataaaaacatttttttaaaagattttatttatttgacagacagatcacaagtagacagagcagcaggcagagagggggaagcaggctccctgctgagcaaagagcccaatgcgggcctcgatcccaggaccctgagatcatgacctgagccgaaggcagcggcttaacccactgagccacccaggcgccccaatttttttttttttttaagattttatttatttgtcagagagagagagggagaacacaagtaggcagagcggcaggcagaggcagagagagaagcaggctcccctctgagcaaggagcccgatgcgggactcgattccaggaccctgggatcatgacctgagccgaaggcagcagcttaaccaactgagccacccaggcgctctgcacataaatttttttttttaaagatttttatttatttatttgacagacagaggttacaagtaggcagagaggcaggcagagagagagagaggaggaagcaggctccctgctgagcagagagctctatgcggggctcgatcccaggaccctgagatcatgacctgagccgaaggcagcggcttaacccactgagccacccaggcgcccccaattttttttttttttttaagattttatttatttgtcagagagagagagggagaacacaagtaggcagagcagcaggcagaggc includes:
- the FMC1 gene encoding protein FMC1 homolog — translated: MAALGSPARTLRGLLRELRYMNEATGRPYRDTAAYRYLVKAFRAHRVTSEKLCRAQHELHFQAATYLCLLRSIREHVALHQEFHGKGERSVEESAGLVGLKLPQQPGGKGWEP